The Echinicola jeungdonensis genome segment TCGTAGCTGATTTCCAGAACGTTTCCATTTTTACTTGGTTCGGACTCAAGATTCCCCACTTCTACAACCCTGACATAAACCCCTTTTTCTACCATCTCAAATCCTTCCAGGGAGTTGGTTTCAATATAGTCCTGAATTTGTTGATCCTCTATCTCCTCCACTTCTTCTTCTGTAAATTTTCTCACGAATTTTACCCGAATGATAAAATTCCCGTCCTGGGGAATAAGTTGGTCAAAACCATAATCATAATAAGCAAGATAAGAGGGGGAATAAAGGGTAAATGTTTCACCTTCTCTGGCCAAACTGAGGGCTAGATTCATAACCTGAGGGAACAATGTAACCTGATTCAGGTTATAGTGAAATAACAGGGGAGCTCCATCTTCTTCCCAATAAGAGGCTATTGGTTGTCCTCCCAAGGTTTCCATTTCATAATAAAAGCCCACAATTGAATTTTCAAGAAATTCTTCCCCATCCTCATTGGTTTCATCTTTGGTGTAATAAAATCCTGCTTGGGTTTGGTTGGCCATTATAGCATTTGCATCAATATAGCTCTTCAATATAGCATCATCCCTCTCAACATCTTTTTCATACTGGGTTTCGGAATCCCCCAAACAGCCGAACAGAAATGAGGAAAATGCTAAAAGAACTGCAGAATTAAGTAATCTGTACATCATTAAAATATGTTTATTTTTTAAATTGAAAATTCACTCTCAAATTCATCCCTCCAATGGAAAACTGTTGATTGGCAAAAGTGAGGTCCCCTAAGGGAATTTTGTAAAATGGTTCCAATGATATGAATGTCCCATTGCTTAATTGGTACTCATATCCTAATGACAAATTGAGCATTCTTCCCAAATCCATCTTTTTTTGCCCACTCTCCGGAGAATATTTTGTTTTATATTCCTGAATGGAAGGTTCAAAAAGCAGAGCTCCATTCACATGGGCAGCTTGGGCAAAATTGGACTGTACCGAATAGGTTTCTACCGTGTTTTGATCTAAATAAACCATGCTTGAAAGGCCGGTAATCAGAAACAAATTGGATTGTGACTTTTCCAACACCTTGTATTTCACATTAATGGGAATATCAAGGCTTGCATAACTCAGGGTATATTCTGATCCCATATAATTATTGGTATAGGCATTATTTTGAGCCCTAAGGGTCATGGATTCGGGAAGTGCATTGGAATTATCAGGTTCCAATTTTTGCTGGGCATAAGTCACTCCAAAATCAATTTTCACTCTATTACTCAAGGACAATTCGGACATTATTCCTCCTCCTAAATTCATCCCTGATTCTGGGTTGGAGGCTGCTTGTGGTCCTAAAACTAGTCCCAATCGGAATTTTTTGAGATTATCAGCATTTTCCATTCCGCTTTTTTCTTCAGACTTAGAGTCTCCATTTTTCCATTGATCAACCATGGACTTCGCCTGGTCCAATTCCATAGCTCCCTTAGAACCTGTTTCCCCTTCCTGATGGCTAGTCAATTTTTGTTGGGAATTACTCCGCAATGCAAATAAATCGCTCTCCTGTAAAAATTGAGACGCGGAAACAAAAGGAACATTTAATAAATCATCTTTATTATCCCGACCTAAGACAATTCCTGTATGGTCTTCCCTACCTATTTTATAAGTTTTTTCTTTTATTGCTTCGGTTTTGGGGCCTTTAGGCTCAGAAATTCCAGATGCCTCCTTTTGGATTATTCCCGGAGATTCCAACGGTTCTATACCGTGGAATGGTTTGCTCTTTATTATAATGGAATCGGTCAAAGTTTGAACATTTTCTTCAATTCTTTCCCCGAATGGCCAAAACACAAGTACCAATAATAAGGAAGCAGCTAACCCTGACACCCAAAATGGCCAGTGAACCCATCTTCTTTTTTGGACAGGTTTATTGAAATAAGCCTGGGAAAACCTTTCCCATTCTCTGGGTTCCAGTGGCTCCTCATGGCTTAGGAAGGAGTCCTTTATCTTCTCCACAAGTCTTTTATCGAATTGCTCCTTCATCTTTAATTTTATTTAATGCAACTATTTTCTCCCGCAACTTCTTTTTTGCCCTTGCCAAATAAGTTCTGCTTGTACTGGCAGGTATATCTAATTCTGCACTTATTTCATTATGGTTATAGCCTTCTATTTCGTACATATTAAAAATGATCCGAAGCAGCTCCGGCAATTCCCTTAATACCATCAATATTTCCTCTTTGGTTAGGTGGTCGATAATGGAGGGATCATAAGTTTCCGAACTGGCTTTTTCAATTTCCATCACCGCATAGTGCTTTACATTTTTCCTGTAATAGTCTATAGAGGTATTGATCAATATCCGCCTAAACCAAGCTTTGAATGAATTATTTTCGGTGTATTGGTGAAGGCGGTCAAAGGCTTTCATAAAACTGTCATTGACGATCTCACATGCCTCATCCCTGGAATTTGAATATCGCAGGGCAATACTCATAGCATACCCGTAGAAATGCTTATAAAGCTTTTCAAGCGCCTTGGGATTTCCACCCTTTGCTTCTTCTATCAGGTATTGGTCCAAATTCCCGGTTTTAATATGCTTTTTATATTAACAAGACGTGACCTTTTTGCAAAATGCTACACATCCAATAAAAATCAACGTGAAAATAAGCAAATGGATGGACCTATCGCATAACAAAATTATCTTCCCATATAATTTAATGCAAAAGGCTTATTATTATTTTCAAATAGGAGAAGTTGGCACAACAGATAAAACATTAGGTATTTTAAAAGGTTGAAAAGAATGATAACTTAAACTATATTTTATTTTTGTGTGGAGCATTTAGCATTTTGGGAAAGGGTTGGTTTTTTAGTTGAATTAATTTTTTGTTGAATTTATTGCTTTCCAATCCAAACTAAATCCATGGATTTTAAAATTGAAAAATGAAGCTTTGCCTATCAAGTAATGATCAATCGATGGGCTGGATAAATGCCAAAAGGTTTCATCAAATTACCCTAGAAATTTCTTTAGCAGGATATAATACTACTTACCGAAATAAAATTTCAGTATTTTTAAAGTCCCAATAAAACCTTAATTTTTCTTTTTTGTTTATTAACTTATAGGTCTATATTAAAGAGTTAATCCCTTTCATCAGATGTTTATTAAACCCAAATATTTGTTTTTATTCCTTTTTGGAGTAATCACTAATTTTTCCTTTGCCCAAGGCTTGGAAGCAGGGGATTATGATTATGACAAAGAAGTACTATTCGGTGTAAACAAAAACACCAATGGAGGTCTTATTGGTGGAGCCTATTTCAAACTGGGCTCACGGGTTACGGACATGAACTTTCAATTTTTTTCATTGGAGTTGGTAAATGTAAAAAACCCTAAGGAAGTACGCTACAATACCGTACTTGGCAATAGTTACATATATGGGAAATCCAATTATTTGTATTCCATACGGCCACAATACGGCCGGGAATTGATTTTATTTAAAAAAGCCCCACAACAAGGTGTTCAAATTTCGGTATTATCGGCTATTGGACCATCTTTTGGAGTGGTTGCGCCCTATTACATTGAGTATGCCTATAGCCGTACCCAGACCAGAAGAGAACAATATGACCCTGAAGTCCATCAAAGCAGGTTTAATGTATTAGGGCCAGGAAGGTTATTTGAGGGCTTGGGTGAATCTGAATTAGCTATTGGTGCAAATGCCAAAGCAGCAATAACCTTTGAGATGGGAGTATTTAAGTCAAATGTAACTGGGGTGGAACTAGGTTATCTATTGGAGGGTTTTACAAAGAAAATAGAACTAATGCCCACTGTGGAAAACCGGCAATTGTTTCAGTCCGTTTACCTTACCTTATTTTACGGATTCAGGAAATAAGCTACAAATTGGGTTTTCATAGGGTTATGCATTAATTTTGCGATAAGCTAAGAAAAAGACATGATTGAATTACCTGTAATTTCCGAAGAAGCTGCCAAAAAGAAAAAGCCCGATTG includes the following:
- a CDS encoding RNA polymerase sigma factor; amino-acid sequence: MDQYLIEEAKGGNPKALEKLYKHFYGYAMSIALRYSNSRDEACEIVNDSFMKAFDRLHQYTENNSFKAWFRRILINTSIDYYRKNVKHYAVMEIEKASSETYDPSIIDHLTKEEILMVLRELPELLRIIFNMYEIEGYNHNEISAELDIPASTSRTYLARAKKKLREKIVALNKIKDEGAIR
- a CDS encoding outer membrane beta-barrel protein, which codes for MKEQFDKRLVEKIKDSFLSHEEPLEPREWERFSQAYFNKPVQKRRWVHWPFWVSGLAASLLLVLVFWPFGERIEENVQTLTDSIIIKSKPFHGIEPLESPGIIQKEASGISEPKGPKTEAIKEKTYKIGREDHTGIVLGRDNKDDLLNVPFVSASQFLQESDLFALRSNSQQKLTSHQEGETGSKGAMELDQAKSMVDQWKNGDSKSEEKSGMENADNLKKFRLGLVLGPQAASNPESGMNLGGGIMSELSLSNRVKIDFGVTYAQQKLEPDNSNALPESMTLRAQNNAYTNNYMGSEYTLSYASLDIPINVKYKVLEKSQSNLFLITGLSSMVYLDQNTVETYSVQSNFAQAAHVNGALLFEPSIQEYKTKYSPESGQKKMDLGRMLNLSLGYEYQLSNGTFISLEPFYKIPLGDLTFANQQFSIGGMNLRVNFQFKK
- a CDS encoding peptidylprolyl isomerase, with the translated sequence MMYRLLNSAVLLAFSSFLFGCLGDSETQYEKDVERDDAILKSYIDANAIMANQTQAGFYYTKDETNEDGEEFLENSIVGFYYEMETLGGQPIASYWEEDGAPLLFHYNLNQVTLFPQVMNLALSLAREGETFTLYSPSYLAYYDYGFDQLIPQDGNFIIRVKFVRKFTEEEVEEIEDQQIQDYIETNSLEGFEMVEKGVYVRVVEVGNLESEPSKNGNVLEISYELGQLGEEPFAEIDEEQPAAISLGSNNNLDFLNVALKDLHEGAVVEVITPSTAAFGITQQVLPFEIREDYFNFNGVPVTGRPFEPLIFKSKIINI